The Agarilytica rhodophyticola genome has a window encoding:
- a CDS encoding DUF4955 domain-containing protein has protein sequence MRDYLKFKLLGTLALFLVGCGGGSSDSSSLLSGENPSPTATPTVPQPSAIPEPSIAPLPTVSPVTTPTPSAQPSPTPTSTTSPPPVARTSIEAWKQFVRAKNSGEQLPFPDFSYAGFKQGEEAIPNPSWQQFDVTDFGAKPNDNKDDLASIKDTIAAAQKADGAIVFFPKGRYLLSEQDDIYDSLININGSKLILRGEGSGVGGTELFFREHLLSRTPEKMWTTPPMISINGSTSSSSGNKITNITRNAKIGDFHITVANASALRADDNIIINLKDPKAATDDALQPYKVEDNWTEFKEGEFSREFHKIKSISGNTITLTMPLAMNISKDYNWELRKITLGNNFGIENIAFVGNWKEKFQHHKSIIHDSAWTAIRINKYENSWLKDIRFKDWNQTLSINASHSFSVINSLEEGNRGHQSILVQNSYGVLVTHSHDKIDTGMHHAFGVASRAAATVFHRSSWPKETTFDSHASFPHATLFDRIDGGFSGASGGHGGSDKSQPNHMHDLVFWNFKDLGNNDGITRDWWRTDSIYSRFLEIKMIGWHGARANFIDPQLARNDSYGRDVNPESLYEAQLELRLGKLPNWLNQLNKEAKEK, from the coding sequence ATGAGAGACTATCTAAAATTTAAACTACTCGGAACATTGGCTTTATTTCTTGTTGGCTGCGGAGGTGGTTCGAGCGATAGCTCTTCTCTGCTAAGTGGAGAAAATCCAAGCCCAACAGCAACGCCGACAGTGCCTCAGCCCTCGGCAATACCCGAGCCGAGTATCGCACCATTGCCCACGGTTTCACCGGTAACCACTCCTACACCGAGTGCACAACCGAGTCCAACTCCTACGAGCACAACTTCACCCCCACCCGTTGCTAGAACTTCTATAGAAGCTTGGAAGCAATTTGTCAGAGCCAAAAATAGTGGCGAGCAATTACCTTTTCCTGATTTTTCTTATGCAGGTTTTAAACAAGGCGAAGAAGCAATTCCAAACCCGTCCTGGCAACAGTTCGATGTTACGGACTTCGGAGCAAAACCAAACGATAACAAAGATGACTTAGCCAGTATCAAAGATACGATAGCAGCGGCTCAGAAAGCCGACGGTGCTATTGTTTTTTTTCCCAAAGGTCGCTACTTATTGAGTGAGCAAGATGATATTTATGATTCTCTAATTAACATTAACGGCTCCAAATTAATTTTACGCGGGGAAGGTTCAGGTGTTGGTGGTACAGAACTATTTTTTCGCGAACACCTTTTGAGTAGAACACCAGAGAAAATGTGGACGACGCCACCAATGATTTCAATCAATGGTTCTACTTCAAGCTCTTCGGGAAATAAAATAACGAATATCACGAGGAATGCGAAAATAGGTGATTTCCATATTACGGTAGCCAACGCAAGCGCCTTGCGGGCAGACGACAATATTATTATTAATTTGAAAGACCCTAAAGCGGCAACTGATGATGCACTACAACCTTACAAAGTAGAAGACAATTGGACTGAGTTTAAAGAAGGTGAGTTTTCACGAGAGTTTCATAAAATTAAAAGTATTAGTGGTAATACTATTACTCTCACAATGCCTTTAGCTATGAATATTAGCAAGGACTATAATTGGGAGCTAAGAAAAATAACATTAGGCAATAATTTTGGCATTGAAAACATAGCCTTCGTTGGTAATTGGAAAGAAAAATTTCAACACCATAAAAGTATTATTCATGATAGCGCTTGGACAGCAATTCGTATCAACAAATATGAGAATTCGTGGTTAAAAGACATTCGTTTTAAAGACTGGAATCAAACACTCAGTATCAATGCAAGCCACTCCTTTAGTGTCATAAACTCTCTTGAAGAAGGTAATAGAGGACATCAATCAATTCTTGTTCAAAATAGTTACGGTGTTCTTGTCACCCACTCTCACGACAAAATTGATACGGGCATGCACCACGCTTTTGGTGTTGCATCAAGAGCGGCCGCCACGGTTTTCCATCGCAGTAGTTGGCCAAAAGAAACGACTTTTGACTCTCACGCCAGCTTTCCCCATGCCACTCTTTTTGATCGCATTGATGGTGGCTTTAGTGGGGCAAGTGGTGGTCATGGCGGTTCTGATAAATCACAGCCAAATCATATGCACGATTTAGTTTTCTGGAATTTTAAAGATCTTGGGAATAACGACGGCATAACCAGAGACTGGTGGCGTACAGATAGTATATACAGCCGCTTTTTAGAGATTAAGATGATAGGCTGGCATGGCGCTCGAGCAAATTTCATCGACCCTCAATTAGCGCGCAATGATTCTTACGGAAGAGA
- a CDS encoding LysR family transcriptional regulator, translated as MNTDLLRTFLEVAKTRHFGHSAENLYLTQSAVSSRIKQLEAMIGVPVFTRQRNNILLTTAGERLLPHAESLLASWQLAVQEVGVPTKKNAQLSLGGTSNLWDTFLQSLLPKLAIKFPNLYMRTEINNSQHLVRSLLGGRVDIFATLDPPANNDFEAEVIGDLELIMVCNHAGKQIEDIPNLGYVFVDWGTAFNIQQARLFTEPVAPILHTAQSRIALEFILSHRGAAYLPRALVQSYLDDQNLFQVSDCLEVKQEVFAVYIKGSDTSLSLGPIINFLKARDIKPETALAPIEDEF; from the coding sequence ATGAATACTGATCTTTTAAGAACTTTTCTTGAAGTTGCTAAAACGCGACATTTTGGCCACTCTGCAGAGAATCTATATTTGACTCAATCTGCAGTTAGTTCAAGAATCAAACAGCTGGAAGCAATGATAGGAGTGCCAGTTTTTACCCGACAACGCAACAATATCCTGCTAACAACGGCAGGGGAGCGCTTACTTCCGCATGCCGAGAGCCTATTAGCTTCTTGGCAATTAGCAGTTCAGGAAGTAGGGGTTCCGACCAAAAAGAACGCGCAACTATCTCTCGGCGGTACTTCAAACTTATGGGATACGTTTTTGCAATCTTTACTGCCAAAGCTGGCCATAAAATTTCCCAATCTATACATGCGAACAGAAATTAATAATTCTCAACACTTGGTGCGCTCATTATTAGGAGGCAGAGTAGATATTTTCGCGACATTAGATCCACCGGCAAACAACGACTTTGAAGCTGAAGTAATAGGCGACCTTGAGCTTATTATGGTGTGTAACCATGCTGGAAAGCAGATTGAAGACATACCTAACCTGGGTTATGTGTTTGTTGATTGGGGTACTGCATTTAATATTCAGCAAGCACGACTATTTACTGAACCGGTAGCTCCTATTTTACATACAGCACAGAGTCGGATCGCTTTGGAATTTATACTAAGCCACAGAGGGGCAGCTTACTTACCTAGGGCCTTAGTACAATCCTATTTGGATGATCAGAATCTATTCCAAGTTTCGGACTGTTTAGAAGTTAAACAAGAAGTCTTTGCCGTATACATAAAAGGATCTGATACTAGTCTATCTTTGGGACCGATTATTAACTTTCTAAAAGCTAGAGATATAAAACCTGAAACAGCTCTGGCACCAATCGAAGATGAGTTCTAG
- the maoP gene encoding DUF413 domain-containing protein yields MQSLSSFFTNKKFYAKDHFPYGLSRCGEFNQDQAKLLEEYGSAYRELHLGERQPVNDEERNFVLVCNGERLPKTKHEMVWIYYCHKIKERNTGESFSGKPQLQDFGTTVSSDDEEW; encoded by the coding sequence ATGCAAAGTTTAAGCTCATTTTTCACCAATAAAAAGTTTTATGCCAAGGATCACTTCCCCTATGGTTTATCCCGTTGTGGCGAGTTCAACCAGGACCAAGCGAAACTCCTAGAAGAGTACGGTAGCGCTTATCGAGAACTACATTTAGGTGAGCGACAGCCTGTGAATGATGAGGAACGAAATTTTGTTTTGGTTTGTAATGGTGAGAGGCTACCAAAAACTAAGCACGAAATGGTTTGGATATATTACTGCCATAAGATTAAAGAACGAAATACAGGAGAATCATTTTCTGGCAAACCTCAACTGCAGGATTTTGGTACTACGGTATCTTCCGATGATGAAGAGTGGTAA